One genomic region from Spirosoma sp. KCTC 42546 encodes:
- a CDS encoding DUF6516 family protein, producing MIFDLSPFQSIIAFSSPFEPVFRPGVTQIRSRITFIDQSVLHVRENYILSSGWIDYAYQWQTSNHQLLMRWDNAHEVNLPTSPHHQHIGSEENVQSSEPMTLNKVLAFIASQLTSG from the coding sequence ATGATTTTTGATCTTAGCCCGTTCCAGTCAATCATTGCTTTCTCTAGTCCTTTTGAGCCAGTCTTTCGACCGGGGGTTACCCAAATTCGGAGTCGCATAACATTTATAGATCAATCTGTTTTACACGTTCGCGAGAATTATATTTTATCATCAGGCTGGATTGATTATGCCTATCAATGGCAAACTTCTAATCATCAGCTACTCATGCGTTGGGATAATGCTCACGAAGTAAATTTGCCAACTTCACCTCACCACCAGCACATTGGTTCCGAAGAAAACGTACAATCGTCAGAACCTATGACATTGAATAAGGTGCTTGCTTTCATTGCCAGTCAACTCACTTCAGGCTAA
- the kdpB gene encoding potassium-transporting ATPase subunit KdpB has product MAKQSSSPSLFQRELVGTAIRESFIKLNPAILIKNPVMFTVEIGTLIMVFVTVYIAFSGDTTQGSLVYNSIITLVLLITVLFANFAEAIAEARGKAQAESLRKTRQETPAKVIRRGGPPSVGNYKLDEVQLISSAQLVKGDVFLCEPGDIIPSDGEIIEGLATIDESAITGESAPVIREAGGDKSSVTGGTKVLSDRIKVQVTTQPGESFLDKMIALVEGATRQKTPNEIALTILLAGFTLIFIIVCIVLKPFADYANTPITIAALISLFVCLIPTTIGGLLSAIGIAGMDRALRANVIAKSGRAVETAGDIDTLLLDKTGTITIGNRKATSFYPAPGIAIDDMIRASALSSLADETPEGKSIVELAGPKVTTRLSTEGSTLIKFTAETRSSGIDMPTGKNGSMVRIRKGATDSIRNIVTRAGNAFPSETEEQAKKIAANGGTPLVVSENEVVKGVIELQDIIKPGIAERFDRLRKMGVKTVMVTGDNPLTAKFIAEKAGVDDYIAEAKPEDKMNYIRHEQTGGKLVAMMGDGTNDAPALAQADVGVAMNSGTQAAKEAGNMVDLDNDPTKLIEVVEIGKQLLITRGTLTTFSIANDVAKYFAIVPALFTLSIPALQALNIMGLHSPESAILSAVVFNAIIIPMLIPLALRGVEYKPIGASALLRRNLFIYGLGGIVAPFIGIKLIDLVVGLFV; this is encoded by the coding sequence ATGGCAAAGCAATCATCCTCCCCTAGTTTGTTCCAGCGTGAGCTTGTTGGAACGGCCATTCGGGAGTCATTTATCAAATTAAATCCGGCCATCCTGATCAAGAATCCGGTGATGTTTACCGTCGAAATTGGCACCCTCATTATGGTGTTCGTAACGGTTTACATCGCGTTTTCGGGCGATACGACGCAGGGATCGCTGGTGTATAATAGCATCATTACCCTGGTTCTGCTCATCACGGTACTATTCGCCAACTTCGCCGAAGCTATTGCCGAAGCACGGGGCAAAGCACAGGCCGAATCGCTCCGCAAAACCCGTCAGGAAACACCCGCTAAAGTCATTCGGCGGGGCGGCCCTCCGTCTGTAGGCAACTATAAACTGGATGAAGTACAGCTCATTTCATCGGCTCAACTGGTTAAAGGCGATGTGTTTCTCTGCGAACCGGGCGACATTATCCCCTCCGATGGCGAAATCATCGAGGGTCTGGCCACCATCGACGAATCGGCCATTACGGGCGAATCGGCCCCGGTGATTCGGGAAGCGGGGGGGGATAAGTCGTCTGTAACGGGTGGTACGAAAGTGCTGTCGGATCGGATTAAGGTACAGGTAACCACCCAGCCCGGAGAATCCTTTCTTGACAAAATGATTGCGCTGGTGGAAGGGGCTACCCGGCAGAAAACGCCCAATGAGATCGCACTGACCATTTTACTGGCAGGCTTTACGCTGATTTTTATCATCGTCTGCATTGTTCTCAAACCCTTTGCCGACTACGCCAATACGCCCATTACGATTGCCGCGCTGATCTCGCTCTTCGTTTGTCTGATTCCAACCACCATTGGTGGGCTGTTATCTGCCATCGGGATTGCCGGTATGGACCGGGCTCTTCGGGCGAACGTCATTGCCAAATCAGGCCGTGCGGTAGAAACAGCGGGTGATATTGATACCCTACTGCTGGACAAAACGGGAACGATTACCATTGGTAACCGGAAAGCAACGAGCTTTTATCCCGCACCGGGCATTGCCATCGACGACATGATTCGGGCATCGGCGCTGAGTTCACTGGCCGACGAAACTCCGGAAGGAAAATCCATCGTCGAACTGGCAGGACCGAAAGTAACCACCCGACTCTCAACGGAAGGCTCGACGCTGATCAAGTTCACCGCCGAAACCCGTTCTTCGGGTATTGATATGCCAACGGGCAAAAATGGCTCGATGGTACGGATTCGGAAAGGGGCCACGGACTCCATTCGGAATATTGTGACGCGGGCCGGAAACGCATTCCCTTCCGAGACCGAAGAGCAGGCGAAGAAGATTGCGGCTAACGGTGGAACACCGTTGGTGGTCTCGGAAAACGAGGTGGTCAAAGGCGTCATTGAATTGCAGGACATTATCAAACCCGGCATTGCCGAACGCTTCGACCGACTGCGAAAGATGGGCGTTAAAACCGTGATGGTCACGGGCGACAACCCCCTGACGGCTAAGTTTATTGCTGAGAAAGCGGGCGTCGATGATTACATCGCCGAAGCCAAACCCGAAGACAAAATGAACTACATCCGGCATGAACAAACCGGTGGCAAACTGGTGGCCATGATGGGCGACGGTACGAACGATGCCCCCGCGCTGGCCCAGGCCGATGTAGGTGTCGCGATGAACTCGGGAACACAGGCCGCTAAAGAAGCCGGTAACATGGTAGACCTGGACAACGACCCCACGAAACTGATCGAAGTGGTTGAAATTGGGAAGCAGTTGCTCATCACGCGGGGTACACTGACAACCTTCTCGATCGCCAACGACGTAGCCAAATACTTTGCCATTGTACCGGCCCTGTTCACGCTGTCGATTCCGGCTCTGCAAGCCCTGAACATCATGGGCTTACACTCGCCTGAATCTGCGATTCTATCGGCCGTAGTTTTCAACGCGATCATCATCCCGATGCTGATTCCGCTGGCCTTAAGGGGTGTGGAATACAAACCAATTGGGGCTTCGGCCCTGCTTCGCCGGAACCTGTTCATCTATGGTCTGGGCGGCATTGTTGCCCCCTTCATTGGCATTAAACTGATTGATCTGGTCGTCGGACTATTTGTATAA
- a CDS encoding K(+)-transporting ATPase subunit C, producing MKTHIGPAIRLTLVMLVLLVVIYPLVVAGIATLAPGGGKGETVTVNGKVVGYKLIGQKFTEDRYFNSRPSAVEYNAAGSAGSNKGPSNPDYLKAVQARIDTFLVHNPGVNKADIPAELVTASGSGLDPDLSPAGATIQVARIAKVRGISTERLTQLVDQQTEGPLLGMFGPAKVNVLALNVALDQLK from the coding sequence ATGAAAACTCACATTGGACCAGCCATTCGACTCACCTTGGTCATGCTGGTATTACTAGTCGTTATTTATCCCTTGGTTGTGGCCGGTATTGCCACGTTAGCCCCCGGTGGCGGCAAAGGAGAGACCGTTACGGTCAATGGCAAAGTCGTTGGCTATAAGCTGATTGGCCAGAAATTCACGGAAGATCGCTATTTCAACAGTCGCCCTTCGGCGGTAGAGTACAACGCAGCCGGGTCGGCGGGTTCCAACAAAGGGCCTTCTAATCCGGATTATTTGAAGGCCGTGCAGGCTCGTATCGACACCTTTCTGGTACACAATCCAGGGGTTAACAAAGCCGACATTCCGGCTGAATTGGTAACGGCATCCGGTTCGGGTCTTGACCCCGACCTTTCGCCCGCCGGGGCTACCATTCAGGTGGCCCGTATTGCGAAAGTCCGTGGTATCTCTACCGAACGCCTTACGCAGTTGGTTGATCAGCAAACAGAAGGCCCATTGTTAGGCATGTTCGGTCCTGCCAAAGTCAATGTGTTAGCCCTGAATGTGGCACTCGATCAACTGAAGTAA
- a CDS encoding porin, with translation MKRVLTTSAFVAGVITASMAQITDTTKIAAPRSGLTVSGYIEAYYSHDFTAPKTSQERPGFLYNHKRNREVNVNLAFLKGAYTSERVRANLAIQVGTYAQYNYAAEQGLMKNIYEANAGVKLSKTKDLWLDAGIFSSHIGFESAISKDCWTLTRSILAENSPYYLSGAKLTYNTANGKWTLLGSVLNGWQRIAKLPGYSGPAVSTQVQYRPSSKVTLNWSTFIGSDRPDSLKQGRFFNNFYAVINPTGKFGVILGFDIGADRKPIDQTGNRVGTGSYIWYSPVVIARLATSDKSYLAGRIEYYNDKNGVIISTGTANGFQTLGYSLNYDYAILPNALFRIEGKVYNSKDAIFEKENGLSKTNASLTTSLAISF, from the coding sequence ATGAAACGAGTTTTAACGACATCGGCCTTTGTGGCTGGTGTTATCACCGCATCGATGGCGCAGATTACCGACACGACCAAGATCGCTGCGCCCAGATCGGGGCTAACCGTATCGGGTTATATCGAAGCCTATTATAGTCACGATTTTACGGCACCGAAAACCAGTCAGGAACGTCCCGGCTTTTTGTACAACCACAAGCGAAATCGCGAAGTAAACGTCAATCTGGCGTTCCTGAAAGGTGCTTATACCAGCGAACGTGTTCGCGCCAATCTGGCTATTCAGGTCGGTACCTATGCGCAATACAATTATGCAGCCGAGCAGGGATTAATGAAAAATATCTACGAAGCCAACGCAGGTGTCAAACTGAGCAAAACGAAAGATCTGTGGCTCGACGCGGGTATATTCTCTTCGCACATTGGCTTCGAAAGCGCCATCTCGAAAGACTGCTGGACGCTGACCCGGAGCATTCTGGCCGAAAATTCGCCGTATTATCTGTCCGGTGCCAAGCTGACCTATAACACAGCCAATGGGAAATGGACACTCCTGGGATCGGTGTTGAATGGCTGGCAACGCATAGCAAAATTACCGGGTTACAGCGGCCCTGCCGTAAGTACGCAAGTGCAGTATCGCCCTTCATCGAAAGTAACGCTGAACTGGAGTACGTTCATCGGCTCCGACCGGCCGGATTCGCTGAAACAGGGACGGTTCTTCAATAACTTTTACGCCGTCATTAACCCGACTGGAAAATTTGGGGTGATTCTGGGCTTCGACATTGGGGCCGATCGGAAGCCAATTGATCAAACTGGCAACCGGGTAGGCACGGGCAGCTATATCTGGTATTCGCCCGTGGTCATCGCTCGGCTTGCTACCAGTGATAAGAGTTACCTGGCAGGGCGGATTGAGTACTACAATGACAAAAACGGGGTTATCATCAGTACGGGTACGGCCAATGGTTTCCAGACCCTCGGCTACTCACTCAACTATGATTATGCCATTTTACCCAATGCGCTTTTCAGAATCGAAGGCAAGGTTTATAACAGCAAAGACGCCATTTTTGAAAAGGAAAATGGATTGAGTAAAACCAACGCATCACTAACAACGAGTTTGGCCATTAGTTTTTAA
- a CDS encoding sensor protein KdpD — translation MQPDDRDQSADHFLRLIKESRRGKFKIYIGMSAGVGKSYRMLQEAHALLKSGIDVKIGFIETHNRAETHALIDGLPIIPRRTLFYKGRELAEMDVQAVINIHPELAIVDELAHTNIPGSKNEKRWQDVLEILDAGINVISAVNIQHIESLYDDVHQITGIDVTERVPDRVLHLADEVVNIDLTADELINRLKEGKIYDQAKVATALTNFFQAEKILQLRELALREVATAVERKIETSLPPNVQTKPERFLASISSNPDIARRVIRKTARLAAYFNSRWYVLYVQTPAESPDRIRLDVQRHLINNLKLATELGAEVIQARGDNVVNCIMEEVEKRKVTTVCIGKPHFNLIQIILRTFAFNQLLYRLSESDTDLIILS, via the coding sequence ATGCAACCCGACGACCGCGATCAATCCGCCGACCACTTCCTCCGGCTCATTAAGGAGTCCAGGCGGGGTAAGTTCAAAATTTATATTGGTATGAGTGCGGGCGTAGGCAAATCCTACCGCATGTTGCAGGAAGCCCATGCGCTGTTGAAAAGCGGCATCGATGTAAAAATTGGCTTTATCGAAACCCATAATCGGGCTGAAACACATGCCCTGATTGACGGACTACCCATCATTCCCCGACGAACGCTATTTTACAAGGGTCGCGAGTTAGCCGAGATGGATGTGCAGGCCGTCATCAACATACACCCGGAACTGGCCATTGTGGATGAGCTGGCGCATACCAACATCCCCGGCTCTAAAAATGAAAAACGCTGGCAGGATGTACTGGAAATTCTGGATGCGGGCATCAACGTCATTTCGGCGGTCAATATTCAGCATATTGAGAGCTTGTACGATGATGTTCACCAGATAACGGGCATCGACGTAACCGAGCGGGTGCCCGACCGGGTGCTGCACCTGGCCGACGAAGTGGTGAACATAGACCTAACCGCCGATGAGCTCATCAACCGACTTAAAGAAGGGAAAATCTACGATCAGGCGAAGGTGGCCACGGCGCTGACCAATTTTTTTCAGGCCGAGAAAATCCTGCAACTGCGGGAACTGGCCCTGCGGGAAGTAGCCACCGCCGTTGAACGAAAAATTGAAACCTCGCTCCCACCGAACGTACAGACCAAGCCCGAACGATTCCTGGCCAGCATCAGCTCGAACCCCGACATTGCCCGGCGGGTCATTCGAAAAACAGCACGGCTGGCGGCTTATTTTAACTCCCGCTGGTATGTACTGTACGTACAAACACCCGCCGAATCTCCGGATCGCATTCGGCTGGATGTTCAGCGCCATTTGATCAACAACCTGAAACTGGCAACAGAATTAGGGGCGGAAGTGATTCAGGCCAGGGGCGACAATGTGGTAAACTGCATCATGGAGGAGGTTGAAAAACGGAAGGTAACAACGGTCTGCATTGGTAAACCCCATTTCAACCTGATTCAGATTATTCTGCGCACATTTGCTTTCAATCAGCTTCTCTACCGGCTTTCTGAGTCAGATACAGACCTTATTATTCTTTCCTGA
- a CDS encoding ATP-binding protein, whose translation MTLRTKISLSLVFLFSIILMLGGLGAFYLNQLAEDSRAILKDNYISLEFVSTMQKALTTLDDPDALADFESSLKKQEANLTEVGESQATRAVRREFTRLRAGATDLATINRIRMHLFAIDDVNRQAIVRKSKTAEQTAKDALLWLGSIGTFCFLIVFSFVINIPSYIAGPLRELTRGIKQIASRNFEERLHFSSSDEFGELARSFNSMAQKLDEYEHSNLARVLFEKKRIDTLVEIMSEGIIGLDEKRRILFINPVAERLLGVERNRLIGQYAPDIATSNDLLRALIQDIMPDSAALHAQPASDLLRSETGGDLLKIYDPGLNGKGKESYFTKEIHAVEVTPTGETQTVQAGYVIMLLNITSYKELDLAKTNFIATVSHELKTPISAIKMSLKLLADKRLGTLNSEQQEMVNHVEENTDRLLRLTGELLNMAQVESGQIQLQIQATNPAELVRVATSALRTQAEQKQIRFALNLPADLPAVKADSDKASWVLINFLSNAIRHSPEQASIDITARQLGDQIEFTVRDYGPGLRDEHRDRVFERYFKAPGLNGPFSGTGLGLAISKEFIQSMGGQIGLHAEVSPGAAFYFRLAIA comes from the coding sequence ATGACGCTCAGAACCAAAATATCACTCTCACTGGTCTTTCTCTTTAGCATTATTCTGATGCTGGGCGGATTAGGAGCGTTTTACCTGAATCAGTTGGCAGAAGACTCCAGGGCAATTTTGAAGGATAATTACATCTCGCTGGAGTTCGTCAGCACTATGCAGAAAGCCTTAACTACGCTCGACGACCCCGATGCGCTGGCTGATTTTGAGTCAAGCTTAAAAAAACAGGAAGCCAATCTCACAGAGGTCGGCGAATCTCAGGCCACCAGAGCAGTGCGCCGGGAGTTCACTCGGCTACGGGCGGGCGCTACCGATCTGGCCACCATCAACCGTATCCGAATGCATCTGTTTGCCATCGATGATGTAAACCGACAGGCCATTGTCCGAAAAAGTAAAACAGCCGAACAAACGGCAAAGGATGCGTTGCTCTGGCTGGGCAGTATCGGTACGTTCTGTTTTCTGATTGTTTTTTCGTTCGTCATTAACATTCCCAGTTACATTGCGGGTCCGCTTCGGGAGTTAACGCGCGGTATCAAACAGATTGCCAGCCGCAATTTTGAAGAGCGATTGCATTTTAGCTCCAGTGACGAATTTGGGGAACTGGCTCGCTCCTTCAACTCTATGGCCCAGAAGCTGGATGAATACGAACACTCCAATCTGGCCAGGGTGCTGTTTGAGAAGAAGCGGATCGATACGCTGGTGGAGATCATGAGTGAAGGTATCATCGGTCTGGATGAGAAACGTCGGATCCTGTTTATCAATCCGGTAGCCGAGCGCTTGCTGGGCGTAGAACGAAATCGACTCATCGGCCAATACGCCCCCGACATAGCTACCTCCAACGATTTGTTACGGGCGCTTATTCAGGACATTATGCCCGACTCGGCTGCACTTCACGCCCAGCCTGCATCCGACCTGCTACGGTCTGAAACAGGGGGCGATCTGCTAAAAATCTATGATCCCGGCCTGAATGGCAAAGGGAAGGAAAGTTATTTTACGAAGGAGATTCACGCGGTAGAGGTAACCCCCACCGGCGAAACCCAGACGGTGCAGGCGGGTTACGTGATTATGCTGCTCAACATTACCTCCTACAAAGAACTGGATCTGGCCAAAACGAATTTTATCGCCACGGTTTCCCATGAATTAAAAACGCCTATTTCGGCCATCAAAATGAGCCTGAAACTCCTGGCCGACAAACGATTAGGCACCCTGAACAGCGAGCAACAGGAAATGGTGAACCACGTGGAGGAAAACACCGACCGGCTATTACGATTAACCGGCGAGTTGCTGAATATGGCCCAGGTGGAATCAGGACAAATTCAGCTCCAGATTCAGGCTACCAACCCGGCCGAACTGGTACGGGTAGCCACCAGCGCACTCCGAACGCAGGCCGAGCAGAAACAGATCAGGTTTGCCCTGAACCTGCCCGCCGATTTACCCGCCGTGAAAGCCGACTCCGACAAAGCTTCCTGGGTCCTGATCAATTTCCTGTCGAATGCAATACGGCATAGCCCTGAACAGGCATCTATCGATATTACGGCTCGTCAACTGGGTGATCAGATTGAATTTACCGTGCGTGACTACGGCCCCGGACTCCGGGACGAACACCGCGACCGCGTTTTTGAGCGCTATTTTAAAGCGCCGGGGCTGAATGGCCCCTTTAGTGGAACGGGTCTTGGACTAGCCATTTCCAAAGAGTTTATTCAGTCGATGGGTGGGCAGATTGGGTTGCACGCAGAGGTATCTCCAGGGGCCGCATTCTATTTCCGGCTGGCCATTGCCTGA
- a CDS encoding PVC-type heme-binding CxxCH protein, protein MNVISRLILFSVVLLSVSAINQDNRKDNPDPDPKRELESFKIADGFEVTLFAAEPLVAKPIQMNWDADGRLWVVSSTAYPHLKTGETANDKIFVLEDTDGDGKADKSTIFAEGLLTPTGILPGDGGVYVANSTEILHFMDTDGDGKADKKRRILNGFGTADTHHLIHTFRWGPEGLLYFNQSIYIYSHVETPSGIKRLEGGGVWQLNPKHLELDIYAKGLVNPWGLQFDRWGQTFLTDGAGFEGINYAFPGATFLTSPGAARILRGLNPGQPKHSGLEMISGRHLPESWQGSVITNDFRANRINRFKLEEQGSGYASKQMEDLMWTDNVAFRPVDISVGPDGAIYVADWYNPIIQHGEVDFHDPRRDQQHGRIWRIVAKNRPLVKKPALTKASVPDLLDALKLPEDWTRGQAKQVLKARGATDVIPALQKWVQELDKTNPDYEHNLLEALWLYQTLEVVNEPLLLRLLNAENHKARAAALRALELWYPKLSNVPALLTKAVADKHPQVRMEAVIALRNVKTPDAVRTALSVLDNPMDEFLDYALWQTVREGEPLWASRLKTDPNFFGDARKTVFALKSVSSPEAVTQLRQLYQQGKVPEDYRKDVLGSIAKFGSAADMGGLFGKEIQVKSSTANELAMVLSTLEEAARRGVKPAGQLDRITDFIDSDDEAVATSAIRLIGLWHLDELTGTLVGLAQKGDKSVQKAALGALATLKTDKAKASLISLTTAKNPVELRLAAASQLVSVNATEAARISADLLRTVPEQTDVTELLKAFLTSKQGVQALADELTARKIPEKMAIASRQIMQRSVPFNRRNSDDVKLLAKALEASGGVLPIEKMPQELTAQEITSLAKVVKETADPVKGELVFRKSNLTCLTCHAIGGAGGRIGPDLSSLGTSSPIETITRSILYPNLSIKEGYELQRLVKKDGSEQLGYLVSNGTSELVIRDVSGLEVSIPKSQVNSIEKVPGSLMPAGLTASLDKEEFINLLGFLSKMGESGKFRVPTARFIRRWNTVSGTKELARKLKEEGVGTVVKESTKLALQPAYSKVSGDLPIDELPVIVTNANKPYSIVRFDIEVVSKGNVSLALNTTAGLTVWVDQKPVKLTGSGLLVDLSQGIHTFTVAIDRSVHKDDPLSIQLQDAESSPAQTRLVMGR, encoded by the coding sequence ATGAACGTAATAAGTAGACTTATCCTGTTTTCTGTCGTTCTGCTGAGTGTCTCGGCCATCAACCAGGATAATCGAAAAGACAATCCCGACCCCGACCCGAAGCGTGAACTGGAGTCATTCAAGATTGCTGATGGGTTTGAAGTGACCCTGTTTGCCGCTGAACCGCTGGTGGCCAAACCCATTCAGATGAACTGGGATGCCGACGGCCGCTTATGGGTAGTAAGCAGCACCGCGTACCCGCACCTGAAAACGGGCGAAACGGCGAACGACAAAATCTTTGTTCTGGAAGATACCGATGGCGATGGCAAGGCCGACAAATCGACCATTTTTGCCGAAGGCTTGTTAACGCCCACGGGAATCCTGCCGGGCGATGGCGGTGTGTATGTAGCTAACTCAACCGAAATCCTGCATTTTATGGATACGGATGGCGATGGGAAAGCCGACAAAAAGCGCCGGATTTTAAACGGATTCGGTACTGCGGATACCCACCATCTGATTCACACGTTCCGCTGGGGACCCGAAGGTCTGCTGTATTTCAACCAGTCTATTTATATCTATAGCCACGTGGAAACTCCCTCCGGTATCAAACGGCTGGAAGGGGGTGGCGTGTGGCAATTGAATCCCAAACACCTCGAACTGGATATCTATGCTAAAGGTCTGGTCAATCCGTGGGGATTGCAGTTTGACCGTTGGGGGCAAACCTTCCTGACCGATGGAGCCGGTTTCGAAGGGATCAATTATGCGTTTCCGGGGGCTACGTTTCTCACCTCGCCGGGTGCCGCCCGCATTCTCAGGGGCTTAAATCCGGGACAGCCCAAACACAGCGGACTGGAAATGATTTCGGGTCGGCATTTGCCGGAATCCTGGCAGGGGAGCGTCATTACCAACGACTTCCGGGCCAATCGGATTAACCGATTTAAGCTGGAAGAGCAGGGGAGTGGATACGCGTCCAAGCAGATGGAGGATCTGATGTGGACGGATAATGTCGCGTTTCGTCCCGTCGATATATCCGTTGGGCCGGATGGAGCCATTTACGTAGCCGACTGGTATAACCCAATCATTCAGCACGGCGAAGTAGATTTTCACGACCCGCGCCGGGATCAGCAGCACGGCCGAATCTGGCGAATTGTTGCTAAAAATCGCCCGTTGGTCAAAAAGCCCGCGTTAACAAAAGCCAGTGTTCCCGACCTGTTAGACGCCCTAAAGCTACCCGAAGACTGGACCCGTGGGCAGGCGAAACAGGTCTTGAAAGCGCGTGGCGCTACCGACGTAATTCCCGCACTTCAGAAATGGGTTCAGGAACTGGACAAAACGAACCCCGACTACGAACATAATCTGCTGGAAGCTCTTTGGCTCTATCAAACGCTTGAGGTGGTGAACGAACCGCTTTTGCTACGGTTGCTGAATGCCGAAAACCATAAAGCACGGGCTGCGGCCTTACGTGCCCTGGAGTTATGGTATCCTAAGCTATCCAACGTACCGGCACTGCTTACCAAGGCGGTAGCAGATAAACATCCACAGGTACGGATGGAGGCCGTTATTGCGCTACGAAACGTAAAAACGCCCGACGCTGTCCGGACGGCTTTATCGGTGTTGGACAATCCAATGGACGAGTTCCTGGATTATGCGCTCTGGCAAACCGTTCGCGAAGGAGAACCCCTATGGGCAAGCCGCCTGAAAACCGATCCCAACTTCTTTGGCGATGCCCGCAAAACCGTTTTCGCACTGAAATCGGTGAGCAGCCCGGAAGCGGTGACGCAGTTGAGGCAACTGTATCAGCAGGGTAAAGTGCCGGAAGACTACAGGAAGGACGTGCTCGGGTCGATAGCGAAGTTCGGCAGTGCGGCTGACATGGGCGGTCTGTTTGGAAAAGAGATACAGGTTAAAAGCAGTACGGCTAACGAGCTTGCTATGGTACTCAGTACGCTGGAAGAAGCCGCCCGTCGGGGTGTCAAACCAGCCGGACAACTGGACCGAATTACGGACTTTATCGACAGCGACGACGAGGCCGTAGCAACAAGCGCCATTCGATTGATCGGCTTATGGCATCTGGACGAGTTGACCGGAACGCTGGTAGGATTGGCCCAAAAGGGTGATAAAAGCGTTCAGAAAGCCGCGCTGGGCGCACTGGCAACGTTAAAGACCGATAAAGCCAAAGCCTCGCTGATTAGCCTGACAACGGCTAAAAATCCGGTCGAATTACGACTGGCGGCTGCATCGCAACTCGTTTCCGTAAATGCCACGGAAGCCGCCCGGATCAGTGCTGACCTGTTACGAACCGTACCGGAACAAACCGATGTGACTGAACTGCTCAAAGCCTTTTTAACCAGCAAACAAGGGGTACAGGCGCTTGCCGACGAACTGACGGCCCGGAAAATACCTGAAAAAATGGCCATCGCCAGTCGGCAGATTATGCAGCGCAGTGTGCCCTTTAATCGGCGTAACAGCGACGATGTTAAACTACTGGCGAAGGCACTGGAAGCCTCTGGTGGGGTTTTGCCCATTGAAAAAATGCCGCAGGAACTTACGGCGCAGGAAATAACCAGCCTGGCCAAAGTGGTGAAAGAAACTGCCGATCCGGTGAAAGGTGAACTGGTATTCCGGAAAAGCAACCTGACCTGTCTGACCTGCCACGCCATTGGCGGAGCCGGGGGGCGTATCGGACCCGACTTAAGCAGTCTTGGTACAAGCTCACCAATCGAAACCATCACCCGGTCCATTCTTTACCCGAACCTGTCCATCAAAGAAGGCTACGAGCTACAACGGCTGGTGAAAAAAGATGGAAGCGAACAACTGGGCTATCTGGTGAGTAACGGCACGTCTGAACTGGTGATACGTGACGTATCAGGTTTAGAGGTTTCCATCCCTAAAAGTCAGGTCAACAGCATTGAAAAAGTACCAGGTTCACTGATGCCTGCGGGATTAACGGCCAGTTTGGATAAAGAAGAGTTTATCAACCTGTTAGGCTTCCTCTCCAAAATGGGCGAATCGGGCAAGTTTCGGGTACCCACCGCCCGTTTTATTCGTCGCTGGAACACCGTTTCGGGCACAAAAGAACTGGCCCGGAAGCTCAAAGAGGAAGGCGTGGGCACTGTTGTGAAGGAGTCGACCAAACTAGCACTACAACCCGCCTACAGTAAAGTTTCGGGTGATTTGCCCATTGATGAACTGCCCGTCATCGTTACAAACGCGAACAAACCGTACAGCATTGTTCGGTTTGACATTGAAGTAGTTAGCAAGGGAAATGTAAGTCTGGCGCTGAACACAACGGCAGGGCTAACCGTCTGGGTGGATCAAAAGCCAGTCAAACTGACTGGGAGTGGCCTACTGGTCGATCTGTCCCAAGGGATTCACACCTTTACGGTGGCTATTGACAGATCGGTACATAAAGACGATCCGCTGAGCATTCAGTTACAGGATGCGGAGAGCTCTCCTGCGCAAACAAGGCTGGTTATGGGACGGTAA